The sequence cttcaacacaagtcaatatttcaattcctttgactactcttatgactaatattcctacttttacctccaacatcatggctacttcaactcaaaatgtcatccctaaaCCCATTGGTCATGGGgggaatccctcttcttcatttaatcctccatctttacctatgtcttccataagtattatTATTATccttcaaccaatcaatgtgacacaagggggcaattccttcaacaactttgttcctcctgtaagtgtcccttttcctccccaatcatcaccaatgactacttatcataatgtcccaccaccttattctcagtccatgccttctttcaataacatcacaccaccttctcaatcaactatgtctaacatcaattcttctattgaagcaacaattaacaatcttgctcaaactgtgtcttccttacaacaacaaattgcttctatgagtcaatccaagataagtgtgcccacctttgatgttgtgagcccctTTTATCTTAATATTGTTAGAGTTGTACCACCTAAACacgttgaggtccctcaattagaactctataatggtaaaggtgatcctcttacgcatgtcaaaacatttcaaaccttgtgtactgattttgcttatgatcaaagattgcttgcaaaattgtttaccaTAACAATatgagataaggctttacaatggtatttctctttgccttcttattctatcacttgttttcaacaactagcaaatgctttcatccaacaatttcaaagcaaggttggtcctaaaatcactttgattgatttaatgcattgtaaacaaggtcttAAAGAAAAAGTTACTGATTTctttggtagatataagaatttgtgtccTCAAATTTCTATTCCTATAccaaataatgatattcaaagaattttcatttctaatttacaaaaagatatcagggaaaatcttcttttgtctgagtttacttcctttccgtagctgtgcgcaacactccacatttatcaactagttgtgattcaaatggagcaatccactcctatggctccgagtgataagggggagagtgttcaacaaccgtttgtgaagttcaaaccaataaaaagcttcatcaagttcaatgattcaatcaacaaccacaatgtgaatgctataacaagtgtgcctcctatttctaaatttttccaaagagaaagacagtttactccttagaatgaatctttacatagtattatgtctcagttgttgcaaagaaatgttatcaaacttcctcctataaaacaagttgatccttctaaacttgcctccccctattttgataacaattcattttgtcaattttatcatCAGCCTAGTctcgcattgaaaaataagattcaagatttgattgataataatactatatctgtggtaggtgtgaatgttaaagggaataaatcattagctcctcctaatcaaaatcttaatattttcactgatcccttgccttctcatacctctaacattattgagattatgcctacttctttctcttctaaggaattcacctctatggctctgaacttggtaaatatggtagaaaatcAAGATactcctaaggatccttgtattacatttgaccctagtgagaccattagagcacccgatggtcctttatacatagttgtgaaggttaaggatataccttgttgtggttcccttattgatccctcttgcatggttaatgtcatcattgaggagtatcttttcactttatgattgcataaactaaTATATGATACTTCTAATATGGTTGTGAATTTACtttatggattctcttgtcctaccattgcctctatcacccttcatgttgaagttcatactaaatccatggatgttgacttttttattataccctcttctgagcaattccatgtcaagttgggctatccttggctatcttccatgaaggctactgcttctccaatccacaagtgtctaaaatttcctcacaatggagaaatcataactgtgaaccatagcttatttcgtccattcgaaagaagccctagtgttcctattgatttcttttggcccctaaacaatttcaatctcctccatcaaggagcaatgctctttttcaatcttataaaaaatggaagaaagatatgatcttatccttaagtcaacctagatccccaacactttacattcctatcatacttgaagataaaattcttcccctcacagatagaactaatctccctcctaaggaagattgtcaacctattcctatggatgtgactataccttctcctaagaagaacaacaatattattcctaaggttagacctatacctcctccttatgatggacctagtctccttcctacacctaatattcctcctttgtatggtgcagttctacctccttcctcttatcgagagaagaggcctgcttctcctcttgtccaacctaaaagacctcaatctaaaccttcaactatcaaggatagaaacattttttactttttcaagTTCTCCTCCcccttctcatccttccactaaaacttgacggaatcattgtgcgagagagcACTGACGAAGACAccatgttcgagctcgtgaagctatccctcaaaatactcaatctccttagactccaacagttcacatgattcccttttctcctaagcaagatgttcaacctacatctccaaatcataagttgcacaaaacatgtgatggttttactcataTTTgtattcttgctcctctttctctaaactttgatgaagaaatgggtgaaaatgttattcatgatggcaatacaactcctaatgcatctgatagtgagtatgaatatgttgacgtggacaagcatttatcaactgaattttcacaaaccctaaccctagctcctagaaatgaacaaagtgacttacaacatgagcatagtccttgtttggatcttgtgatagctccatctattgtgcttgatgtcgctcctctgacatgtttctcgccttcccaaaatagtgatcagcaagatcgggaggcgaatgtcgtgctagattagcaacattagcactgtatatattttctctctctcctttcttgctctttggtgatcattcttctatgtgtattcttgttcttctattatccccttaatgtctacttggggacaatgcaaataattgagatcttttcttggtctctttcgtgttgactcaaaagacatcctctcttccctttcttccaaggttgtttccttctttggggaatgattattattacatgcacatacatatatgatatacatgagttatcataaagcatactgaccccgaggaaagcaaaattacctcatattttatgttcattatccttgggtttattcctcgattggaggctaaatccttgcaataacatgctccctctcttctctcttttgggtgtatcctaccttaaataaatcgctcccgataaggcctGCGTGAtatctttaacatgggggcatacacttcgctcatatttaccttcttgatacttagaatacTTTGTTGCTTCTTAatatttggtatcctttctttcatgactcatagtgaggggaactttgttACTTGTAggcatggttctccccttctcgatcttcaattttactttgtcaatcgaagtcgtaagatcctaagtcaactgggggcttggtgcatcttgcctccttgacatggtaaaagtctttcaatcttgtttccttttactttTCTGGCAGTATTGGCGTAcactcatactcttgctaaagtcggggctaaatgtagtgtcataaaattatgaccctagaaatttttgaccacattagggtcctcacgcatgcaaaattGAATCCCCTATTCTGCTCAAAGACCGTAGACTACTCAACCCCCAAAAATTGCTTCTCCCTTACCCTCcgcaccaccctgtctgcacttTGCCTTGGAGAAAAGGGCAGGACAAGGGTGTAGCGCCCCTATCCCtatcctattttggggcaggacccttcctaattTTGCATTGAAGGTTTTCtagtgagcgggaaaacttccccAATGTTGGTCTGTgacaaaaatcagtttcattaaccctaattgacatgtatataTTTCGCATTTGTTCTCTCATTTGGATGTGTGAGATAAGTTGGATAAGCAATGACatagatacatgagatcacgcattcaagtattcttttccagcattgagcattctcaagtctcccttcaaggctaggtgttgcattcaagtcaaggattcaaccctTGAGGAGGAGAttaattccaacattcaacttcatacaagcatttctacctacattctatctacaacctcccttgaggtgatttacattacagTCTTTCAATTACattcacttgcaagtactttctttcattacttggttaattccaaaactggggtttgacctgaagacaaatccccaatcccaacccatttccctctctgatttatgtgtaggttgcaggtgtgcaactatacttttggattcgggctccatttgtagaggtgaaaaaaccttgtttgtttcgcggattttttggaggaccgtgtacattcccgccatggtctagGCAACTTTTCCTTAAATTCACAGGGAagctttgtcttgacatattactgccagatccaagtgcacaacttcaacCCGCacttctatctctatttataattagttctttgtcacttttgcacttagtcttaatacttaattcaatcaattcctttccatttcaaatagaagaggggattaacttatcattcccatttcactcagaattatatcttcttctttggaggttgaatctagtgaattccccccccccctcttcaaATTTAATGTGTAAATGGTTTTTGAAGGGAAATTCGtaatgaaactctcatctctctttggagggaaagggtagctttcctcttgatctctcattcacacatttttcacccgctattacattttggtgacattactatatgtttttatatatatggacaataaccatatagccatagAACTTAAAACTTTATATAACAAGGACACAAAATAAAAGCACAAGATTCAAGAGTTaaagatgtaactgtgatgtgattaaaatCTGGATAtttttgatattctattagatgtaAATTCATTTATCATATGATTAATAAATGAATAATGTTGTTGTATATAAATGTGgagcctaaaaaaaaaaaaatttgtctgaGAGTAGTAAAATTTGTACGCATGTTAACATTACTTACAGTGACTACAGTGCCCTAAAAACTTTGAATGAAACCAGTATAATTTGTATGCCTATTAATATTATTTGCAGCGACTATATTGAGTGGAAAACGTGGAATGAAATATAATTCTAAGATATTGAAAGAAATATATGAAATAAATGCTAGTTtactgaaaatagtataatttataTTGAAACAATTAAACATTAAACATTAACTGCATTAAATGGAAATAAGCATCAAGTTTAATAAAAACAAGAATTTAATTATTTTGTTGTTGCTTAGAGACACTATATACTCACTCTAAATAACATTATCAAgcatacatatttttgaaataaaaatattaacaaattgaaggaaaAAAGGTGGAGAACAAGGTTTTTTGCAGagctattgtgtgtgtgtgtgtgtgtgtgtgtgtgtgtgtgtgtgtgtgtgtgtgtgtgtgtgtgtgtgtgtgtgtgtgtgtgtgtgtgtgtgtgtgtgtgtgtgtgtgtgtgtgtgtgtgtgtgtgtgtgtgtgtgtgtgtgtctatagacaataaccatatagccatagAACTTGAAAATTTATATAACAAGCACACAAAACAAAAGCATGAGATGCAGGAGTTAAAGATCTAATTGTGATGTGATTAAAAGCTAGATATTGCTGATATTTTATTAGATACAAATTCATTTCTCATATGATTAATAaatgaatgatgttgttgtatatAAATGTGGAGCCTAAaattgtaaataatattattaggcatacatattattgaaataaaaatattaacaaCTTGAAGGAGAAATGATGGAGAACAAGGTTTTTgcaaagaaaacaatgaaaatgccccccaaaaaatcttcatttcccaaagtgaaggggttttgaataataattaacaataatcattttttttttaattctttgtattgattttggcattataaacagagagacgccATTTAAATGAAACCCTCCACTCCATTGCGATGAATGATCATTATACAAACCAATGGAGAAAATAGTAGTACACCCATTAAATTTTATGAAACAAAATCAAGGGTTCCGAATAAAAGTAAAGAACAATCTTTTTTTTGGCATTTCATGTAAATATTCAACATTCTAACTAGAGAGATATCATAGAAATTAAACCATGAATTCCATTCGACATTCCATGTAAATATTCAACAATAATACTCTATTTTTCTAGCTTTCTATAATGAAACCATTGACGCCATTCATAGAAATGACGAAATCACAAACAATGGAGAGAATAACAGTACACCCATTAAATAAAATGATTACAAATTAGGGATTTAAAAGAAAAGTAACAGATAATCAATTTTTTtgccattctctgtgaggatttcgGCATTATCAtactgtaagagagcattgaaatgaaaccctaaaccgcatacaaaataatcatcaatagACCAAGCATAATGCAGGTAtgaaggagcataaaccatcattggacatccaatatgcaagGAGGAAGAGTGTGAGCATTACCTTGCAAAGGGAGCATAGAAGACTGGTCTTGCTTCAGTTGAGTAGAAGGAGAAATGGTGGTGAACAAGGTTTTTTGTAGAGAAATGATAAAGAACTAGGTTTTTTGTagagaaaacaatgaaaatgcccccaaaaatcttcatttcccaaagttttATGGGCAATCTAGTTGGTGGTAATTCGTGCCAAGTGGGACCATAACGCGTATGCGGGAAGGCGGTTATGGGTGGTCAACAAATTTTTTCGACCACCCATTTTCAACTTTagaatattagaaatatattttaatcatatgcctaaataaatatatttaggtttatattaatttataaaaaggTCAATAATATAATAGCTAAtagatattttataaaaaatttattGGTCTTTTTGTATGTGATTATTGGCGCAATAGAGGTCAAGTAttgggcgacactttgaaatgaccaattTTTGACCTTTTTATGCATAACGAATTGAACAAATTAGattgttactacccagaagccagatcaatagctataagtagttaagtcccAGACAAgacacaacaaaaaaaatcaaaatccgatgtaccatttAAGATATGTGAGTGTGCCAAGTTAGCTATGATGACTATTGGTGCTTTTCCCCTAAGTCATGTCTCTTtaagttttgttttctttttcttaaaGGAAAGATAATTTTACAAGGGGGGCCCTCCTCCCCTCCTAATCTaaagaaagaagaaattttatgaaTTATTAAGAATTTAGGGTTCTAATTAAATAATAATGTCCATTATTTGtacttttagggtttttttaataAACTTTGTTTAATGGCCTTCCACTTTAAGCTAGGAGTATAAGGAGGATATGATGGTGAATTATCATTTTTGTTTGAGGAATTATATGTCAATAAATAATTGAGTATTACAATACTTCACTAATTTAGGAAAAAGGGATTAGAATTATTCTTTAATCTATGTAAGGTATAGAATTAAATATTAATCCGAACCTTGCTTAATTTTATTCAAGGAGATGAGTGTTTTAATCTATGAAATTAtcattattaattaagttatcattACAATTAGAAAATATATGGTATttttcaatttgaaaaaaaaaaagttccTAATGAACCATGTCATTCTTTTAATTACAatcttattaaaataaaaaaaataaacataaacataacatGAAACACGAGTTAAATCCAGATCTTTTCAAAATTAAACTAAAATAATTTTGTATGTTTTCAAGTAAATATATGACTATTGATGTGCTTACATAGCTTGCAACTATGTAACCCAGCGAAAAATTTATGACTATAGATTTAATGAGAGACAAAATAAGAAATCAAACATCCACattaaaaacaaaaacatgaagaTTCTCAAAAGGCGCTATTTTTGCTATTTAAAAAAAGGCATTTATCCCTATACAACAAAGGATAATAGTACAAGATAGATTCTCTTTTGAACATTAGAATGTAAATTTTTGTTCTAAGATGCACACATGTAAATTGCTTGGTTTAAATCTCTAAATACATACCACACAAATCTATATCATAAAATGGAAATTTACTTGttacaatattttttgttttgcttgTACTCTATTCAACATGTTCTCCTAATGGGAAACAATATGCAAATGTTAGTGTAGAAGTATGTATATGTAAATTGCTAAGGTTAGATTTCCACATACATGTCATGTTTACTTATATtataaaatgcaaaatttaatTCTTACAATATTTCATTTTATGCTTATATTATAGCTTTAACATGGCCAATAGATATATGCACATGTTGTATAGATGTATACATATGCAGGAACAACTTCTTCCAACATTGCATGTCTCATATGCAAAAACAACTTCTTCTAGCATTGCATGTCTCATATGGCCAATTGTAATTACATGCACATGTTGTATGGATGTATACATATGCAGGAACAACTTCTTCCAACATTGCATATCTCATATGCAAAAACAACTTCTTCTAGCATTGTATGTCTCATATGTAAGAATAACTTCTTCCAACATTGCATGTCTCAgtcatattatattaatattttttacttATGTTACAATGCCTCCCTCTTGTGATTATTAGTATTTCTACACAAAACTTCTTGAATGCAAATCGTGGCCacttgcaatgataaaatgcaagaaaatgtaagACGATTCCAACTAATGACACTTGATTGGATGCAAAGTCGAGATAACTATGTCGGCCATAAAGAGGAAATATTTGTCTGTAGGCACATGAAAAAAATACCGCAAAGTGAAAATCCCTTGAAACAAATATTGTAGTTAAGTTGCATTCCCCTACCTTCTCATATATTTTACAAAACATATCTTCCTATCGAAATACTATTGCACCTTGTtcggtgcaagtgctagttataaTAAACTACACATTTACAAATGATCATGCGTTGatgtagatgaaatatttaaataagCTTTTGATTTTGTTGTATTGCTTATTATAGTAAACTATGCAAGTGCAAATGATCATGTGTTAAAGCATATAGAATATTTTAATAGGCACAATTGATCATGTGTTAATGCATATAGAATATTTTAATAGATGCAAATGATCATGTGTTAAAGCATATAGAATATTTTAATAGGCACAATTGATCATGTGTTAATGCATATAGAATATTTTAATAGACATAAATAATCATGTGTTAATGCATATAGAAGATTTTAATAAACATAATAAACTTCTTATTTTATTGGCTATTTAATTGGCCCTTCCCCAGTAACGTTTATTCCTACATTTTTAACAGTGAGTTTTCGAGCTGAAACAAAGAAACTAATCAACTTGACTCCGAAAAATTAGTGATATTGTAAAATATTCGGAAGCCAGTAGCATTCATCACATAATCACGTTGATTCTTTATACTCATTCTCTATCCCCTCCTATAAATTTctccttcatttaacaaaaaaattcaAGTCAAGAGCTCAGCAAGGTGTTCACTAAAGAAACTGGTGATACTCCTGTTCTAGTTTTATTTCATGAAGAGATAGAGATCACTATCTGTGTTTGTTTAGACTGTCTTAAATTTCCATTTCTATAATTTTGCTGTGAATTAAAGGGAGCAAGGTGTTCACTAAAGAAACTGGTTATACTTCTGTTCTAGTTTTATTTCATGAAGAGATAGAGATAACTATCTGTGTTTGTTTAGACTGTCTTGAATTTCAATTTCCATGATTTAGCAGTGAATTAAAGGGAGGGTGCCAAGATGAATAGAATATTGATAATTGGAGCAACTGGGTACATTGGCAAATACATGGCGAAAGCCAGTGTTTCACTTGGGTACCCAACATTTGCTTTTGCGCGTCCTTCCACTGCAGCTCCTCATTCCTCCAAGTCACAATTACTCCAACAATTCAGAGATGATGGTATTATCATTCTTCAGGTCAGTGATTCATATTCATATTGTCGTTGATCTTATGTCCTTTAACTAGAAGGATTCATTTAACAATTTTGTTAATGGGAGCAGGGATCTTTGGATGATCATAACAGCCTTGTAAATGCAATAAAGCAAGTGGATATAGTAATATCTACAGTTGCCATTCCCCAGCATTTAGATcagctcaatattataaaggctatcAAGGAAGCAGGAAATATAAAGGTATGAATGGCTTCTGAATTTCTGTCTCACATAACCGACTGTTGACTAATAATGCACCAACAGTTAAGAGTAGGTGTTACAAAGCAACTCTTAGACTACAGTAGGATTTGACTATGAGGTCTAGTTTCCCTGTTAACAGTAGGTGTTTACAGTCAGAGTAATTTAATAACAGGAAAAGTGATCTGTAATTTAGGGGGAATGGCTATTCAGTTTATAGAATGCACCAAATATCTATAACAATGTAGTTAGAATGTATAAGCATAACAGTTTTCTAATTTATAAGACAAACTCAAATAAATTCAATCACTTATGAATTTTTTTCATTAATATAAATGAAAAAGGACTCTAAGCTATTACATATCAGAAACATGAACCATGAAAAAAAGGTACTGGAACAAAACAAGAAGCTAGGTAATAGCAGAGCTGGAATCGATAAGGATGCATCTAATTTAAATCAGATTTTGGGGCTTCTTATCTAACAATCTCATCTGAGAAGTGAAGATTTGTTAGTGGAAATTTCTTATGTTCAATAGATCCCTCGTAACAATCAAAATAGCCTGACGTAAGACGAAGGAGGAGGATCAACAGAAATACAGTTAGATAACAGAAGAAACAACAGAAGAATTCTTAACCCCACTTGCCATTGTTCAATATACTTATAAGTTATATTATTTTGCACATAGCAGTACGACCCAGTTATTAGTGCATTCATAATATTTAATATCTCGTTTTGGTTGAAACAGAGGTTCCTGCCATCAGAATTCGGCAATGAAGTGGACAGAATCAAGTCGTTGGCTCCCTTTCAGAGAATAAATGATGTTAGGAAGACCATTCGTAGGGCAACTGAAGAGGCAGGGATTCCATACACCTTcgtttctgcaaattcttttgctgCTTATTTCGTTGACTACTTCCTTCATCCTCGTCAGAAACCACCACCACAGGAAGTTGTTATATATGGAGATGGTTTTACTAAAGGTATATAAACTACTTAAAGAGTTTTAGGTAGAGAGAATGGCTTCAACATCAACTATCGTAGAAATGTATTGTTATATTATCATTTATCTGATATTAGTTAGTTTcaatatttctttttgttgttgttcAGCTGTCATGAATTTAGAAGATGACATCGCCGCTCTAAACATAATGGTGGCCAATGATCCCAGAACACTAAACAAGCTAGTGATTTACAAGCCTCCAATGAATGTCATTAGCCAGAGCGAGCTTGTTTCACTGTGGGA is a genomic window of Cryptomeria japonica chromosome 7, Sugi_1.0, whole genome shotgun sequence containing:
- the LOC131040233 gene encoding isoeugenol synthase 1-like translates to MNRILIIGATGYIGKYMAKASVSLGYPTFAFARPSTAAPHSSKSQLLQQFRDDGIIILQGSLDDHNSLVNAIKQVDIVISTVAIPQHLDQLNIIKAIKEAGNIKRFLPSEFGNEVDRIKSLAPFQRINDVRKTIRRATEEAGIPYTFVSANSFAAYFVDYFLHPRQKPPPQEVVIYGDGFTKAVMNLEDDIAALNIMVANDPRTLNKLVIYKPPMNVISQSELVSLWEEKTGRTLKRVYLPESEMVKLSDTLPDPDNIPVSILHSIFVKGDQTNYEVTNEDVEVTKLYPDYKFTSIHDFLDICKPNTSLLHTEHPLKWKTTMPNFYIVDVMCTKVNESGNTI